From the Campylobacter concisus genome, the window TATCCTTATCTTGGCGTCTCCAGCGGTCTTCATACTTGCTAGTTACCTCTAAATTTCTATTTTTAAAAGCTTCTATTTTTGAGTTTGTGGGCTCTAAAAATTTACTCAAACTAAAGTCGCAATACTCCTTGCTATCAGTCCTTAACTCAAATTTACCGCCTACTTTTAGTATCCTCTCGCACTCAAGTGCAAACGCCGATGAGACCACACGTCTATGCTCTGCTTTATCCCATGGCACTGGAAAATGCAAAAAGACTCTATCAACTAAATTTGAGCCAACAAGAGAGAGTAAAAGCCTTGCGTCTGTATTGATTAGACGAACATTTTCTAGGTCATTTGCCTTGGCTAGCTTTGCCACTTGCTCGATACTTGGTTTATAGACTTCAATGCCTATAACCAAAGCATTTGGATTGTTTTTAGCCTGATAAAGCAAGTGTCTGCCAGAACCAAAGCCGATCTCTATAAAAATTTGATCAAATTTATCTTTTAGCTCGCAAAATGCTGGCACAAACTCTTCAAGGCTTAAAATTTCGCTCACTTTTTTGGTCAAATTTGTCTTTTTTACAGCAAATGCTTGGCTGATTACATCATTGCAATTTTGCTCTTTAAAAAGCTCCAGTGCCTCTTGCAAAAGACCAACTTTAGCTGGCTTTGTAAGCTTTTCACCTTTTACGACGATGCCATTTTTACCGGGTTTTACAACTAGAAAAAAACTCTCTTCTTCATTTTTTGTGTAGATGAGCCTCTCGTTTCGTCCATTTGCCTGCCAAAAAAATTTGACCTTGTCATTTCCCAAAGGAAATGACATATCTTTTAAAGATGAAGTTATAAAATTTGGCATTATTTTATGCTAACTTCTGCTTTTGATGACTTATCAGAAGCGATTCCGTATTCATCGATGGCTACGACGCTGTAAGAGTAGCTGGCACCTGCTTGCACACTATTATCACGTAAACTATTTTCGCTTATTCCGCTAAAAATTTTCTCGCTTGCACCGCTTCTATAAACCGTGTACGAACTAGCTCTATCTACTACGCTCCAGCTTACATTTACGCCACTTCCATCATATTTCGCACTAATATTTGGAGTCTTTGGAGCACCAAGCGTGCTACCAACGATTGGCTCTTCTTGTTTTAGACTCTCAAGGCCATCTTTATCGACAGCCGTAACTCTATAATACCTTGTTGCCGCATTTGTGTTTATAAGATCCTCATAGGTGTTGCTAGTAGTTTTTGCTAGATATGTGTAAGGCAAAAATTTACTAGTTGTTCTATAAACCTTATAGTACGAAAAATCCTCAGCCGGTATATAATCCCACGTTAGGATTATCTTTTTTGGTGCATTCTTTGTTGCCTGAAGATTCGTTACTGATTTAGGGTAACTCCTTTGTCGTTGCACTGATATTTTGGCTTGGTTTTGAGACAACACCTGAAGAAGTTTTAACTAAAATTCTATACTCATAAGACTTGCCAGGTTTTACCTCAGTGTCGATATATTCAGCATTTAGTCTGCCATTTACCTCTACGATTTGGCTAAATTTATTAGCTCCTGCATCACTTCTTTGAATAATATAGCTTGCCACGGTGCTATCAGGATGTGGTCTCCAGATCACTTTTACACGTCCTGGAAGCCCTGTGATAGCTTGCGAAAATGGTACTGAGTCAAGCAGTGGCTTTGTAGTTGCTGTTGCGATCGTGCCCAGTTGAGAGATGGCGTTACTTGAGTAGGTTCTCATTTGGTATGAGTAGGTTGTCTCTGGAGCTAGATTGCGGTCCACATAGTGCGTAGCAAAGCGGTCTTTGATGTCTGCAACTAGCTGCATTTTTGAGTTCGCATCATTTGGATTTGAGCGGTAGAGATAGTATCCAACGACGCTCTCATCGGTCACTGGGTTCCACTCGAAGCCAACTTCTGTCATATCTGAAATAGTTTTTAAACTTGTAATCGTAGGCAGTGACATACTTTGCTGAGTCGGTACGTTAGAGCCGCATCCCGCTAAGAAAGCTGCCAAAAATGGTGTCAATATGCGTAGGGCAAATTTTTTCATCAAAAATCTCCTTGGGAATTTTTTTGTAAATTATTTGATTAAAGTCATCATACGTTTTTGCGATAAATTCCACCCTTTTGCCAGTTCTTGGATGGATAAAATAAAGCATATAAGCGTGAAGCATGACCCTGCTTATTTTATCGCCTTGGCTCTTAAATCCGTATAAATCATCGCCTAAAATATGGCGGTTTATGCTAGATAGGTGCACTCTTATCTGATGAGTCCTACCCGTAAAAAGTTTTGCTGCTATCAAATTTACTCCGCCTTCGCTTAGCAAATTTACAAAGGCACTTTTTGCAAATTTAGCATCTGCGACAATCGCCTTTTTTAGGCGGTTGTTTGGGTTTCTTCCGATTGGCTTTTCTATGATGATGTCCTCTTTTAGAGGCAGGTCGGTTAGCGCTAGATAAATTCGCCCCATGCTTTTATCACTTAGCTGCTCACTAAGTTTTGCGTGGGCAAAGTTGTTTTTAGCAACTACGATAGCGCCACTAGTACCTTTATCTAGTCGGTGGACGATGCCAGCTCTTACGTCGCCATTTAAATTTGAGAGCATAAATCCTTTTTTATTTAGCCACTCAACAAGTGTCGCCTCTTTTACGCTTGGAGCTTGGTGAACGACGATTTGCGGGGGCTTGTTTAGCACTATGAGATCGTCATCTTCATAGATGATAGGGATATCAAAATTTACTTCGTACTCGTTTTGTACCTCTTTTTTTGGAGCAAAATTTACGCAAACTTCATCATTTTCGCTTAGAGCAAAGCTTGGTTTTGAAACTGGTTTTAAATTTACGCTTACAAGGGAGTCTTTTATCAAATTTAAAGCTTGATTACGTGAAATTTGAAGCTCATGTGCTACTGCTACGTCGAGTCTTGAGCTGTTTAAAACATTAAATTTAACCAAAATCAAAGCCTTGTTTGTGATATAATCTAGCCCAAAAATTAAGGTTTGCTTCTTGATAAAACTAGATCGGCGTATTTTAACACATTTTGATTTTATTCAGCCGTTTTTAATAATCCCAATCATCATAATTTCATACATCCTAGTTTCCGAGGCAAACGACATTTTAGCAAACAAACAGCTTATATATTTTGGCATAGGTTTTGCATCATTTTGTGTAGCATTTTTACTGCCCATTAGGCGTATCGACTGGATCATTCCGATGTTTTACTGGGTCTGCATCGTACTACTTTTAAGCGTTGATCTCTTTGGCGTTAGCAAACTAGGAGCTAGGCGCTGGCTAGAAATTCCCTTCGTCCACTTCACACTTCAGCCATCAGAGCTGATGAAGCCAGCCTTTTTGCTGATGCTAGCCTATCTAGTTAAGCAGCGCCCGCCAGAGGTCGATGGTTACGGGCTAAAAGACTTTTTAAGACTTAGTTTTTACATACTTTTGCCATTTGCACTCATCATGAAAGAGCCTGATCTTGGCACCGCGCTCATACTTTTGATAGTTGGCTACACCATCCTTTTTGTAATCGGCGTAAATAAGAAAATTTGGATCTGCATCATCCTTGCCATAGGCTTTTTGGCGCCGGTTTTGTATGAAAATTTACATGACTATCAAAAAAAGAGGATTCACGACTTCATCGCCGAAGAGCCAAGCTACCACGTCAAACAAAGCATCATCGCCATAGGTAGCGGCGGATTAAAGGGCAAGCCAAAGGACGAAGCAACGCAGACGCACTTTAAATTTTTACCAATCGCCACTAGTGACTTCATCTTTGCCTACAACATCGAGCGTTTTGGCTTTTATGGTGGATTGTTTCTGCTTGGGCTTTATGGAGCACTTATAACACATCTTTTAAGTTTAAATTACGGCCTAAAAAATGACTATTTTACACAAGTTACCACCACGGGGATTGCTGCACTTATTTTCGTTTATGTGGGTGTAAATGTCTCGATGACAATCGGTTTTGCACCAGTTGTAGGCGTGCCACTGCCATTTTTTAGTTACGGCGGAAGCAGCTTTGTTACATTTATGGTGCTTTTTGGAATTTTGCAAAATTTGCTAACTTTTAGATTTGATAGAACTTATAGCTTTATAAAAATTCACTTCTAAAATTTTCTCTGCAAGTATCAAGTATATAGTTTTTGCTCTATCCTTCTTTGTGCTTTTTGATGCAAGATTTTATGGCATTTATAAGATATTTTATATCCTCTTTTGTATGCGTGTAGTGAATGCTAACACGTACCCAGCCAGGCTTTTCGTCAAAAATGGCATTATCTTTTAAATGAAGCAAATCATGTCCATACGGCCCAGCGCAATCACAGCCTGCGCGTGTTTGGATGCCAAATTCGCTACTTAAACTAGCAGCAAAATCATAAGGCGAAATGCCTTTTACATTAAATGCAAAAATAGGTAATCTGTCTAAATTTTCAGGGCAATAATTTATCACCTCATCTATCTTTTCTAGCTCTTTGCAAAACATCTCGCCTAGCTCACATTCAGCTACTTTGATATTATTAAGTCCGGTTTCATTTCTTAGCTTGTAGGCTAAATTTGCACGCATTAGTTGCATTATCGGCGGTGTACCGCCCTCTTCTAAATTTTCAACTTCATTAGTAAAAATATGCGATGTCCTGCTTACGTACTTGACTGTGCCTCCAGCTGCAAATGTAGGCAAATTTTTACAAAGCTCTTTTTTGATAGCCAAAAGCCCACAACTCCCAACTCCGCCAAGTAGCTTGTGAGGTGAGAGAAACAGTGCGTCAAAATATCTGCAATCAACATTTTCATAAGCACTAAGAGTGGCCACATCAAGCGCTAAAATGCCATTGTATTTTTTGATTAGTGAATAAATTTTTTTATAATTAGTTTTAACGCCAGTGACGTTTGAGGCAGCACTAAAGCTAGCTATTATCTTTCTTTTTGCATTTTGCTTTAATGTATTCTCAAGCATCGCATAATCTATCTCATTATTTTCATCAAGCTCTATACGTTTTATATCACAAAGCCCTTCTCTTAGGCTAACTTCAACAGAGTGATGCTCATAAGGGCCAATGATCGCTAATGGCAAGTTTAATTTTCTTAAATTTGCTTCACCGATCAAGCCTCTTGTAGCTGGTGAGATATAAATTCCCATTATCTCCTGAAATTTCTTTATCGCAGCCGTTGCGCCTTGACCAGTTGCGACAAGGTAAAAGCTCTCCATCAAGACCCAAAAGCTCCTTTAGTTCAGCTCTTGCGTTTTCATATCTTTTTTGAGTTAGCACCGCACTTGAGCTGCTATCAGAGTGAGTATTGGCATAGGTTTTTAAAAATTTTGAAATTTCATCTTCAATGGGCTTGTAAGCAAGACCTGAAGCCGTGTAATCAAAATAGTAAAGACCTTCTTTTAAAATGATATTTTTTCTTACTTCATCGATATTTAGCAATGTTTTCCTTTTATTTAAAGCAGGGATTATAATTAAATTTTCATAAAAAGCTTGCAAAACAAGTATCTTTTAAAGCAATAAATTTCTTTGTAAATTTTCTATATTTTTCTTTATTGTGCCATCTTTATAGATAGCAGATATTAAGGCGATCATGTCTGGCTTTACTCTAGCAACACTTGCAATGTTGCTAGCATTTATGCCTCCTATGACACATACATTCATTCCCATTTCTTTTGCTTGTGATACAGTTTGAGCCTTGCAAAGTGGAGCATTTGGTTTTGTTGAGCTTTTAAACATAGCTCCAAAAGCCACATAGCTAGCACCATTTTGTTTTGCCCTAAGGGCAAGCTCCAAGCTATCATAGCAGCTAACTCCCACGTAAGCATCATCCCCTAAAATTTCAAACGCCTCTTTTATGCTCGCATCATCTTTTCCCAAATGCACGGACTTTGCCCCGATATTAGCAGCAAATAAAATATCATCATTTACGATAAATCTTGCTCCAAATTTTTCGCATAGGTTGAAAATTTCACCAGCTAGCCTCTCATCTTTGGGTATTTTTTTAGAGCGAAATTGAAAAAATTTTACCCCACACTCTAAAATTTCTTTAGTGTATTGCAAGGCTAAATTTTCAGGCATCAATACATCGTCGCTAATCGCGTAAATTTCAATCACTTATGCCAACTTTATGATTTAGTAGACGTTTGCCAAATTTTGTCGTAATTGCATTTTTAATAGCATTTAAAATGTATTTTTTGGCTAGTTTTATAGCCTCTTCTTTGGTGTGTCCATTTGCCAGCAAGCAGGCCAGCGCACTCGCAAAACTACATCCAGCCCCGTGCATGATCTCTGGTTGTATTAGTGGCTCTTTAAATTTAAGCACGTCACCATTCTTTTTAAAAAGAGTATCTTCGCAAATTTCTGCAACCATGCTTCGCTTTAAGATCATATCGCAAGGCAAATTTTTGCTATCAAGCTCCAAAACTTTAGCTTCATCGATATTTGGCGTAATAATGTCTGCAAATTTAAAAAGCTCTTTTAAGCTTGTTATCGCGTCATCCTCAAGAAGCTTTGAGCCTGATTTTGCTACACAAACTGGATCTATTACTATTTTGATGCCTTGCTTATGAAATTTTTCAAGCCAAGTACCAACGCAAGATATAAGCTCTTTATTAAAAAGCATACCAACCTTGATAGCATCTATATTTAGCTCCTCGTCTACCATTTTGATTTGTTCATTTAGATTTGTAACATTTGTAGCAAAGATATTGCTAACGCCATTTGTATTTTGTGCCGTAAAAGCCGTTATAGCTGTCGCTGCGTAGCAAGAAAACGCCTCGCATGTCTTAATATCAGCCTGCACACCAGCACCGCCAACGCTGTCACTTCCTGCAATGATTAATATATTTTTCATCTATCTCCCATACAACCTGAAATTTTATCAACACTAAAAGGATCATCGACTTTCCAACTACTTGAATACTTTTTAATGCTATTTTTTAATGCATCTACTAAATAATCCACGTCTTGTAGTGTATGCGTATAGTGGAGTCCAGCCCTTACCCAGCCTGGCTTATGGGTAAATAGTGCATCTTCTTTTAAATGAAGCAAATCATGTCCATATGGCCCAGCACAAGAACATCCTGCACGCGTTTGAATGCCATATTCTTTGCTTAAAACTTTAGCTAGTTCATAAGGCGAAACACCAGTCACGTTAAAAGAAAATATTGGCAAACGCTTTGCATTATTTGGATGATAGCAAGTAAGCTCAGGAATTTCTGCTAGTCTTTTTTCCAAATACTCTCCAAGCTCGCTCTCATTTTCATATATTGTTCCAAATCCTATCTCATTTCTTAGCCTATAAGCCAAATTTGCCCTTATAAGTCCTAAAATAGGCGGAGTGCCGGCCTCTTCTAGCTGTTCACTATCTTTTACAAATATAGCATAGTTTTTGCTGACATAACTTACCGTTCCACCGCCAGCAAATGTCGGCTCATCTGAGTTTGCCAGTATTTTTTTTATAGCAAGAAGCCCACAGCTCCCTACTCCACCGAGCAGTTTATGTGGCGATAGAAAAAGAGCATCAAAATAGTCACAGTCAATGTTTCCATAAGCGCTAAAACTTGCAGCATCAAATGCCACAATGCCACCATAAGATTTTATAAGAGTATAAATTTTTCTATAATCGCTCAAAACCCCAGTCACATTTGAAGCCACACTAAAAGTTGCGATGATCTCACGACCGACATTTATCCTTAAAATTTGCTCCAAATGATTAAAGTCGATCCCTCCATTTTTATCAAGCCTGATACGCTCAACCTCACAAAGTGCTTGCCTAAAGCTTATCTCATTTGAATGATGCTCATAAGGGCCAAGCACCACAAGTGGAGAATTTTCATCTGGCTTTAGGGCATATCTTTTTTTGAGCGCTGGCGGTGCATAAATTCCTAAAATTTCTTGAAATTTCTTTATCGCACCGGTAGCTCCATTGCCACAAGCAAAAATATAAAAGCTCTCATCAAGTCCTAGTAAGTTTTTTAATTCACGTCTTGAATCTTCGTATATTTGAGCGGTTTTATAGGCGTTTGATGAGCTGATAGAGTGCGTATTTGCATATGTTTGAAGTATTTTTACCATCTCATCTTCGATAGGTTTATAAGCTAGTCCTGAAGCTGTAAAGTCAAAATAATAAACACCATTTTTTAAAATTATATTTTCTCTAATATGCTCTAAATTTACCAAACCACAACCCTTGTTTTTTGCGTAGCATTATAGATTACTTTAGCTAAAATATACTACAATGCCCAAATAAAGGAGCCAATATAAAAGCTTTAAAATCAACATTTGAGCGAATGAAACACCTTGATATAAATGAACTTATTAAATTTCATCTCGTCTTTGATGAGTTTGATTTAAAGCACTCATATTATGATGTTTTTGAAGCAATCGAGGCTGAAATTTTAAACAACTTCTTAGCCTTGATGCCAAAATTTTACTTCGAATCCGATACAAACTATGCCATAAAATCTGCCCTCATAAAACTTGCACGAAGCGATAGAAAAAAATTTAACGTACGTAAAATTTTACCTCAAAGCCTAGCTAGCAAAGTTTACGCAAAGCTTTTTGAAAAGAATTTTTTACTGATTGAAAAAAGTAGAGAAGTTTTACCAAAAAGATCAAAAAATCAAATGCTAAAAAAGGAAGAAAGGGGCTATAAAGTTGAGGATAAAATACATTTTAATAGCCATTTTTCAAGGTTTTGGTTTAGATTTATAGAGCCAAATTTAAGCTTGCTAAAAGCTGGTAAAAATGATGAAATTTTAGCCATTATAAAAAAGGAATTTGACGAATATGCAAGCCTTGGATTTGAAATTTTATGCGGTGAGCTCATGGCAAAAAAATTTCTGATTAATGGCATATTTTTAAGTAGCTTTTGGAGCAGGAATATAGAGCTTGATATGCTATTAAATATAGATGGTAAGATCATAGTCGGCGAGGCAAAATACAAAGAGAGAAAGGTTTGTAAAAACGTGCTAAATTTACTATTAAAAAAATGCGAAAAACTAAATATCAGGCCAGATATTATTGCTCTTTTTTCAAAGAGTGGATTTAGTAGCGAGCTAAGAAATCTAAAGGATGAAAGGCTAAGGCTTTATGAAATTAGCGATTTTGAGGAACTTTTAAAATGAACGAACACGATATCCAAGCTGGCTTAAAAAGCCTGATAGAGCAGACTTATCTGATAGAAAACGAATATAAAAATTTAACATTATCTTACGCAAATTTGCAAAATTTCATTAAAGATATTGTAGAAATTCTGCCAAATGCTATCTGGGTGTTAGATGAAAATGATGAGATTTTTTTACAAAACTCAGAAGCAGTAAGACTTGGTAAAATTTTTAAAGAGATACCAAAAAAAGAGGGCGAGATAAATGTAGATGGGCAAATTTATCTTTTTAAAACAAGCTCTAAAGACAATAAACTAATAATCTCTGCAACAAACATAACAGTAGAAAAACGCACCGAGCGTCTTGCCTCGATGGGTCAAGTAGCAGCTCACTTAGCCCACGAGATCAGAAATCCAGTAGGCTCTATCTCGCTTTTAGCTTCAACACTGCTTAAAAGAGCTGATGAGCGCATACAGCCTATCGTAAATCAAATACAAAAAGCTACATGGCGAGTCGAACGCATAATCAAAGCCACTCTACTTTTTACAAAGGGTCTTAACATAAATGCACAAATTTTTGACTTTTCGCAGCTTAAAAAAGAATGCGAAGAGGCTATAAATTTTTACGACTACTCAAAGGATATTAAATTTAGCCTAGAATTTCCAGATGGCAAATATATGGGCGACCTTGATCTACTAGCCATCGTCTTTCAAAATATTTTATTTAACGCCATTGATGCCATCGAAGAGAGCGATGATGATGAGGGAGAGATCATTTTAAGCTATGAAAAAACACCAAGTGAGCATAAATTTATCGTTTATGATAGTGGCGAACCTATCAAAGATAAAGCCATAGTCTTTGAGCCATTTAAAAGTAGCAAGCTAAAAGGAAATGGCCTTGGGCTGCACCTTTGCTTGCAGATCATAGAGGCTCACAAAGGCAGTATCGAGATCACACTAAATCCAAAAACATTTTGCATAAATTTACCAATAAAGGAGAAAGAATGAACATACAAAACGAACTTGAGGCTTTTAAAAAATCTCTTCAAACGCTTGATTTAAGAGAAATTTCAAACAATGGAGCAAAAAACGTTGCATTTATCTGTATTGATATGATAGAAGCATTTGCTGGCAGTGGCGCGCTCGCTAGCCAAAGAGTGGCCGCCTTATCAAATGGGATCGCGACACTCTTTGATAGAGCGTGGAGAGATTTTGGTTTTAGAAATTTTATCCTTATAGAAGATAGACACACCAGTGATTCAAAAGAATTTGAGAATTTTCTACCACATGCCA encodes:
- the trmB gene encoding tRNA (guanosine(46)-N7)-methyltransferase TrmB, yielding MPNFITSSLKDMSFPLGNDKVKFFWQANGRNERLIYTKNEEESFFLVVKPGKNGIVVKGEKLTKPAKVGLLQEALELFKEQNCNDVISQAFAVKKTNLTKKVSEILSLEEFVPAFCELKDKFDQIFIEIGFGSGRHLLYQAKNNPNALVIGIEVYKPSIEQVAKLAKANDLENVRLINTDARLLLSLVGSNLVDRVFLHFPVPWDKAEHRRVVSSAFALECERILKVGGKFELRTDSKEYCDFSLSKFLEPTNSKIEAFKNRNLEVTSKYEDRWRRQDKDIYDVIYTCEVESGESLLAGDFSFKEKTNVKNIIKNFKNFIIKKEDYFLHFEEIYTISEGEILLKVAFGAFNKPEQCFIKISDEKSEYFIKKPILIRENLAAHELLKEYLADARDN
- a CDS encoding fibronectin type III domain-containing protein; protein product: MQRQRSYPKSVTNLQATKNAPKKIILTWDYIPAEDFSYYKVYRTTSKFLPYTYLAKTTSNTYEDLINTNAATRYYRVTAVDKDGLESLKQEEPIVGSTLGAPKTPNISAKYDGSGVNVSWSVVDRASSYTVYRSGASEKIFSGISENSLRDNSVQAGASYSYSVVAIDEYGIASDKSSKAEVSIK
- a CDS encoding fibronectin type III domain-containing protein, encoding MKKFALRILTPFLAAFLAGCGSNVPTQQSMSLPTITSLKTISDMTEVGFEWNPVTDESVVGYYLYRSNPNDANSKMQLVADIKDRFATHYVDRNLAPETTYSYQMRTYSSNAISQLGTIATATTKPLLDSVPFSQAITGLPGRVKVIWRPHPDSTVASYIIQRSDAGANKFSQIVEVNGRLNAEYIDTEVKPGKSYEYRILVKTSSGVVSKPSQNISATTKELP
- a CDS encoding RluA family pseudouridine synthase, whose protein sequence is MVKFNVLNSSRLDVAVAHELQISRNQALNLIKDSLVSVNLKPVSKPSFALSENDEVCVNFAPKKEVQNEYEVNFDIPIIYEDDDLIVLNKPPQIVVHQAPSVKEATLVEWLNKKGFMLSNLNGDVRAGIVHRLDKGTSGAIVVAKNNFAHAKLSEQLSDKSMGRIYLALTDLPLKEDIIIEKPIGRNPNNRLKKAIVADAKFAKSAFVNLLSEGGVNLIAAKLFTGRTHQIRVHLSSINRHILGDDLYGFKSQGDKISRVMLHAYMLYFIHPRTGKRVEFIAKTYDDFNQIIYKKIPKEIFDEKICPTHIDTIFGSFLSGMRL
- a CDS encoding FtsW/RodA/SpoVE family cell cycle protein: MIKLDRRILTHFDFIQPFLIIPIIIISYILVSEANDILANKQLIYFGIGFASFCVAFLLPIRRIDWIIPMFYWVCIVLLLSVDLFGVSKLGARRWLEIPFVHFTLQPSELMKPAFLLMLAYLVKQRPPEVDGYGLKDFLRLSFYILLPFALIMKEPDLGTALILLIVGYTILFVIGVNKKIWICIILAIGFLAPVLYENLHDYQKKRIHDFIAEEPSYHVKQSIIAIGSGGLKGKPKDEATQTHFKFLPIATSDFIFAYNIERFGFYGGLFLLGLYGALITHLLSLNYGLKNDYFTQVTTTGIAALIFVYVGVNVSMTIGFAPVVGVPLPFFSYGGSSFVTFMVLFGILQNLLTFRFDRTYSFIKIHF
- the thiE gene encoding thiamine phosphate synthase → MIEIYAISDDVLMPENLALQYTKEILECGVKFFQFRSKKIPKDERLAGEIFNLCEKFGARFIVNDDILFAANIGAKSVHLGKDDASIKEAFEILGDDAYVGVSCYDSLELALRAKQNGASYVAFGAMFKSSTKPNAPLCKAQTVSQAKEMGMNVCVIGGINASNIASVARVKPDMIALISAIYKDGTIKKNIENLQRNLLL
- a CDS encoding hydroxymethylpyrimidine/phosphomethylpyrimidine kinase, which gives rise to MKNILIIAGSDSVGGAGVQADIKTCEAFSCYAATAITAFTAQNTNGVSNIFATNVTNLNEQIKMVDEELNIDAIKVGMLFNKELISCVGTWLEKFHKQGIKIVIDPVCVAKSGSKLLEDDAITSLKELFKFADIITPNIDEAKVLELDSKNLPCDMILKRSMVAEICEDTLFKKNGDVLKFKEPLIQPEIMHGAGCSFASALACLLANGHTKEEAIKLAKKYILNAIKNAITTKFGKRLLNHKVGISD
- a CDS encoding aminotransferase class V-fold PLP-dependent enzyme, which translates into the protein MVNLEHIRENIILKNGVYYFDFTASGLAYKPIEDEMVKILQTYANTHSISSSNAYKTAQIYEDSRRELKNLLGLDESFYIFACGNGATGAIKKFQEILGIYAPPALKKRYALKPDENSPLVVLGPYEHHSNEISFRQALCEVERIRLDKNGGIDFNHLEQILRINVGREIIATFSVASNVTGVLSDYRKIYTLIKSYGGIVAFDAASFSAYGNIDCDYFDALFLSPHKLLGGVGSCGLLAIKKILANSDEPTFAGGGTVSYVSKNYAIFVKDSEQLEEAGTPPILGLIRANLAYRLRNEIGFGTIYENESELGEYLEKRLAEIPELTCYHPNNAKRLPIFSFNVTGVSPYELAKVLSKEYGIQTRAGCSCAGPYGHDLLHLKEDALFTHKPGWVRAGLHYTHTLQDVDYLVDALKNSIKKYSSSWKVDDPFSVDKISGCMGDR
- a CDS encoding DUF234 domain-containing protein, whose translation is MKHLDINELIKFHLVFDEFDLKHSYYDVFEAIEAEILNNFLALMPKFYFESDTNYAIKSALIKLARSDRKKFNVRKILPQSLASKVYAKLFEKNFLLIEKSREVLPKRSKNQMLKKEERGYKVEDKIHFNSHFSRFWFRFIEPNLSLLKAGKNDEILAIIKKEFDEYASLGFEILCGELMAKKFLINGIFLSSFWSRNIELDMLLNIDGKIIVGEAKYKERKVCKNVLNLLLKKCEKLNIRPDIIALFSKSGFSSELRNLKDERLRLYEISDFEELLK
- a CDS encoding sensor histidine kinase; translation: MNEHDIQAGLKSLIEQTYLIENEYKNLTLSYANLQNFIKDIVEILPNAIWVLDENDEIFLQNSEAVRLGKIFKEIPKKEGEINVDGQIYLFKTSSKDNKLIISATNITVEKRTERLASMGQVAAHLAHEIRNPVGSISLLASTLLKRADERIQPIVNQIQKATWRVERIIKATLLFTKGLNINAQIFDFSQLKKECEEAINFYDYSKDIKFSLEFPDGKYMGDLDLLAIVFQNILFNAIDAIEESDDDEGEIILSYEKTPSEHKFIVYDSGEPIKDKAIVFEPFKSSKLKGNGLGLHLCLQIIEAHKGSIEITLNPKTFCINLPIKEKE